A stretch of the Odontesthes bonariensis isolate fOdoBon6 chromosome 5, fOdoBon6.hap1, whole genome shotgun sequence genome encodes the following:
- the LOC142379835 gene encoding uncharacterized protein LOC142379835 isoform X1 encodes MANSRPLHFWSDEETELMLYQLRDLNILKYMDGRKTRNGRLFKQVAEQMEEAGFKRTSEQIRVRWKHLKQAYYNAKKNNNQTSGNNPLSCTYSEILEELLGGQPLYRSVEQGLDIGLIPSVSDSVLEAGDLEGAAEESPPETVLELDENSSESSEKIPTSQSSSTPLLQRTISTPTLDLPILSVEPRVAPAEKRRRRKSDVELLIYRMQQMQRTWMEQIQRSHQREERLVSSILQSNEIVVSTLMDGIRSLRSSMPPNSSQDKDDNSGASRISPALRHLASQTDPTEKRLVGTPQNNVTSKATQTRVPRSDCGVSTLTFPLDSPQLFLHPTVAKRPSKRPRLSLANEEEGPSECSLSKGVQEPEDSA; translated from the exons ATGGCAAACTCAAGACCCCTTCATTTTTGGAGTGACGAAGAGACCGAGCTCATGCTGTACCAACTGAGAGACTTAAATATTTTGAAGTACATGGACGGTAGGAAAACACGGAATGGCCGTCTGTTTAAACAAGTGGCAGAACAAATGGAGGAGGCTGGATTTAAAAGGACGTCCGAGCAAATCCGTGTTCGTTGGAAGCACCTTAAGCAGGCCTACTACAATGCCAAGAAGAACAACAACCAAACAAGTGGCAACAACCCACTCTCTTGCACGTACTCTGAAATATTGGAGGAGCTGCTTGGAGGGCAGCCATTATACCGATCCGTAGAGCAGGGCCTGGACATCGGGTTAATTCCCTCCGTTTCAG ACAGTGTGCTGGAAGCGGGCGACCTGGAGGGGGCAGCAGAAGAGTCGCCGCCCGAGACAGTGCTGGAGCTGGATGAGAACTCATCCGAGTCATCAGAGAAGATTCCCACATCACAAAGTAGCAGCACTCCTCTTTTGCAGAGGACTATCAGCACTCCTACCTTGGATTTACCAA TTCTTTCTGTAGAGCCAAGAGTGGCACCAGCAGAGAAGAGGAGGCGCCGTAAATCTGATGTGGAACTGCTCATctacaggatgcagcagatgcagAGGACCTGGATGGAGCAGATCCAGCGAAGCCACCAGAGGGAAGAACGCCTTGTGAGCAGCATTCTGCAAAGCAATGAAATTGTGGTGTCTACACTGATGGACGGTATCCGCAGCCTGCGTTCCTCTATGCCACCAAATTCATCACAG GACAAAGACGATAACAGTGGCGCATCTCGTATTTCACCTGCTCTAAGACATTTGGCCTCTCAGACAGATCCTACAGAGAAGCGATTAGTCGGCACACCGCAGAATAATGTCACAAGTAAAG CTACCCAGACAAGAGTGCCTCGCAGTGATTGTGGTGTTTCCACCCTCACCTTCCCTTTGGACAGCCCGCAACTTTTCCTTCATCCAACAGTAGCAAAGCGACCGTCAAAGAGACCTCGACTAAGCCTCGCAAACGAAGAGGAAGGCCCCTCAGAGTGCAGCTTATCTAAGGGGGTTCAAGAACCAGAGGATTCAGCGTGA
- the LOC142379835 gene encoding uncharacterized protein LOC142379835 isoform X2, with amino-acid sequence MANSRPLHFWSDEETELMLYQLRDLNILKYMDGRKTRNGRLFKQVAEQMEEAGFKRTSEQIRVRWKHLKQAYYNAKKNNNQTSGNNPLSCTYSEILEELLGGQPLYRSVEQGLDIGLIPSVSDSVLEAGDLEGAAEESPPETVLELDENSSESSEKIPTSQSSSTPLLQRTISTPTLDLPKPRVAPAEKRRRRKSDVELLIYRMQQMQRTWMEQIQRSHQREERLVSSILQSNEIVVSTLMDGIRSLRSSMPPNSSQDKDDNSGASRISPALRHLASQTDPTEKRLVGTPQNNVTSKATQTRVPRSDCGVSTLTFPLDSPQLFLHPTVAKRPSKRPRLSLANEEEGPSECSLSKGVQEPEDSA; translated from the exons ATGGCAAACTCAAGACCCCTTCATTTTTGGAGTGACGAAGAGACCGAGCTCATGCTGTACCAACTGAGAGACTTAAATATTTTGAAGTACATGGACGGTAGGAAAACACGGAATGGCCGTCTGTTTAAACAAGTGGCAGAACAAATGGAGGAGGCTGGATTTAAAAGGACGTCCGAGCAAATCCGTGTTCGTTGGAAGCACCTTAAGCAGGCCTACTACAATGCCAAGAAGAACAACAACCAAACAAGTGGCAACAACCCACTCTCTTGCACGTACTCTGAAATATTGGAGGAGCTGCTTGGAGGGCAGCCATTATACCGATCCGTAGAGCAGGGCCTGGACATCGGGTTAATTCCCTCCGTTTCAG ACAGTGTGCTGGAAGCGGGCGACCTGGAGGGGGCAGCAGAAGAGTCGCCGCCCGAGACAGTGCTGGAGCTGGATGAGAACTCATCCGAGTCATCAGAGAAGATTCCCACATCACAAAGTAGCAGCACTCCTCTTTTGCAGAGGACTATCAGCACTCCTACCTTGGATTTACCAA AGCCAAGAGTGGCACCAGCAGAGAAGAGGAGGCGCCGTAAATCTGATGTGGAACTGCTCATctacaggatgcagcagatgcagAGGACCTGGATGGAGCAGATCCAGCGAAGCCACCAGAGGGAAGAACGCCTTGTGAGCAGCATTCTGCAAAGCAATGAAATTGTGGTGTCTACACTGATGGACGGTATCCGCAGCCTGCGTTCCTCTATGCCACCAAATTCATCACAG GACAAAGACGATAACAGTGGCGCATCTCGTATTTCACCTGCTCTAAGACATTTGGCCTCTCAGACAGATCCTACAGAGAAGCGATTAGTCGGCACACCGCAGAATAATGTCACAAGTAAAG CTACCCAGACAAGAGTGCCTCGCAGTGATTGTGGTGTTTCCACCCTCACCTTCCCTTTGGACAGCCCGCAACTTTTCCTTCATCCAACAGTAGCAAAGCGACCGTCAAAGAGACCTCGACTAAGCCTCGCAAACGAAGAGGAAGGCCCCTCAGAGTGCAGCTTATCTAAGGGGGTTCAAGAACCAGAGGATTCAGCGTGA